In Bacteroidota bacterium, a genomic segment contains:
- a CDS encoding DUF4372 domain-containing protein, with the protein MVIPPTINITIFAQRISILPRNLFQREVAQHKSDFASKGLDVWTHLTAIRILPIAKGFNTHSEKAPSQAKKPSSKALKGRHPLAKGAALRYAGTYNPANNRDPHSTNAPNSGTG; encoded by the coding sequence ATAGTCATCCCGCCCACAATCAATATTACAATTTTCGCCCAAAGGATCAGCATCCTTCCCCGAAATTTGTTCCAGAGGGAGGTCGCGCAGCACAAGTCCGACTTTGCCAGCAAGGGCCTTGATGTTTGGACGCACCTGACCGCGATTCGAATCCTTCCCATCGCGAAGGGCTTCAACACTCACTCAGAAAAAGCGCCATCTCAGGCCAAAAAACCGTCCTCCAAAGCCCTGAAAGGGCGACATCCCCTAGCGAAGGGTGCAGCCCTTCGCTACGCGGGAACCTACAACCCCGCCAACAACCGAGATCCGCATTCGACGAATGCCCCCAATAGTGGTACAGGTTGA
- a CDS encoding T9SS type A sorting domain-containing protein, producing MKKYALHLFAAATVVAAIAAFAPVTQPHPAKSTDLRALYSAPMENSAARKAWERKRLADPATGNIPAGIRALELAFADNLPNDLTQKVDSLNAPWTQLGPFNLGGRTRAFAKDIANPAILLAGGVSGGIWRSTDAGATWTRTTAAAAHPGVNHIVQDIRPGHTDTWYALSGEAYGTSASGGSAFYLGTGMFKSTDNGLSWAVISSTNSGTPQTFDNVWDATWNVAVDQADTVNNVVYAALLGAIMRSTNGGTSWTLVRGSNSTNLSYFTNVMTTPSGKVYAGLSSYDGGGTHLGTHKGIWRSDNGTTWRDISPSFMPTTYRRIVSACNPLDENRIYFLLASVDPASGKQTRDFQGTPEWNALYRYTYISGDGTGAGGAWENLTANIPATGGPFDHFVVQGSYNLCISVNPVDTNMVILGGTNLYRSTTAFNDSTNTTHIGGYEVGAGTPVLYNGLYPNQHPDQHVMFWDANQPNVLWNANDGGIWRCDDVTATTPSWTSLNNGYQVSQFYTVALDHGTPGSDLIVGGLQDNGSYWNNTLATTDPWEWVAGGDGSYCHIADGGSTYYFSKQLGVLAKCAIDANGTVTAFERIDPIGATGYQFINPYVFDPNNQNVIYVPAGQSIWRNSDLSTIPMNGGWDSITTNWSQLAVTLPNGPEITAIGISKTPANRIYVGTDSKTIYRIDDADTGSPTMTSIAAATMPAAGFVSCLAVHPDDGDKVVAVYSNYGVYSIWYTANAGATWVKAGGNLEANSTGTGNGPSIRWVQILPLSSGDAYLAATSTGLYATDSLNGIGTIWTQLAANTLGKSVVDMIDYRPSDGRTVIATHGYGIWSATITGPPPVEISPSNGITAAELTVFPNPLQVNSKVELSLPNEENVTVALYDATGKQVHTLFEGQLQSGNHQWRLPQLPTGVYFCRVNAANWSKVVKCVGMR from the coding sequence ATGAAAAAATACGCACTCCATCTCTTTGCAGCCGCGACCGTCGTCGCTGCCATTGCTGCATTCGCCCCGGTCACGCAACCGCATCCGGCGAAATCCACCGACCTCCGCGCATTGTATTCCGCGCCGATGGAGAACAGCGCTGCCCGCAAGGCTTGGGAACGCAAGCGTCTCGCCGATCCGGCAACGGGCAACATTCCCGCCGGGATTCGCGCCCTCGAATTGGCATTCGCAGACAACCTGCCCAATGACCTCACCCAGAAGGTCGATTCGCTGAATGCCCCGTGGACACAGCTTGGCCCTTTTAACCTCGGCGGACGTACGCGTGCTTTTGCCAAGGACATTGCCAACCCTGCAATTCTGTTGGCCGGCGGCGTCTCGGGCGGAATATGGCGCAGCACCGACGCAGGCGCCACATGGACGCGCACGACCGCCGCAGCAGCGCACCCGGGCGTGAACCATATTGTGCAAGACATTCGCCCCGGACATACCGACACTTGGTATGCACTTTCCGGCGAAGCTTATGGGACCTCTGCCAGCGGTGGCAGCGCCTTTTACCTCGGCACCGGCATGTTCAAATCCACCGACAATGGCCTCAGTTGGGCCGTCATTTCCAGCACCAATTCGGGGACACCGCAAACGTTTGACAATGTCTGGGACGCTACCTGGAATGTCGCTGTGGACCAGGCAGATACCGTCAACAACGTCGTCTATGCCGCATTGCTCGGCGCCATCATGCGCAGCACCAACGGCGGCACAAGCTGGACCTTGGTGCGCGGCAGCAATTCGACGAATTTATCCTACTTCACCAACGTCATGACCACCCCTTCGGGCAAGGTGTATGCCGGACTGAGCAGCTACGATGGCGGCGGCACACATTTGGGCACGCACAAGGGCATTTGGCGCAGCGACAACGGCACCACTTGGCGCGACATCAGCCCGAGTTTTATGCCCACCACCTACCGCCGCATCGTCAGCGCCTGCAATCCCCTCGACGAAAACCGCATCTATTTCCTGCTCGCATCCGTCGATCCGGCATCCGGCAAACAAACCCGCGATTTCCAAGGCACACCCGAATGGAATGCCCTTTACCGTTACACGTACATCAGCGGCGATGGCACGGGTGCAGGTGGCGCGTGGGAGAATCTGACCGCAAATATTCCGGCGACCGGTGGCCCATTTGACCATTTTGTCGTGCAGGGAAGCTACAACTTATGCATCAGCGTCAATCCGGTCGATACCAATATGGTCATTCTCGGCGGGACGAATCTTTACCGTTCGACCACGGCCTTCAACGACAGCACCAATACCACGCACATCGGCGGCTACGAAGTCGGGGCAGGCACGCCGGTATTGTACAATGGTTTGTATCCGAATCAGCATCCCGATCAGCACGTGATGTTTTGGGATGCCAATCAGCCGAATGTCCTCTGGAATGCCAATGACGGCGGTATTTGGCGCTGCGACGACGTGACGGCCACCACGCCCAGCTGGACTTCGCTCAACAATGGCTATCAGGTTTCGCAGTTTTACACCGTTGCCCTCGACCACGGTACGCCCGGCAGTGACCTGATTGTCGGCGGATTGCAAGACAATGGTTCGTACTGGAACAATACCTTGGCCACGACCGATCCCTGGGAATGGGTGGCAGGCGGCGACGGCTCCTATTGCCATATTGCGGATGGCGGCAGCACCTATTATTTCTCCAAACAATTGGGCGTATTGGCCAAATGTGCGATCGACGCGAATGGGACTGTGACGGCCTTCGAAAGGATCGACCCGATCGGTGCGACGGGGTATCAATTTATCAATCCTTATGTCTTTGACCCTAATAATCAGAATGTGATTTACGTTCCGGCGGGGCAATCGATCTGGCGCAACAGTGACCTCTCCACGATCCCGATGAATGGCGGTTGGGACAGCATCACGACGAATTGGAGCCAACTTGCGGTGACCTTGCCCAACGGCCCCGAAATCACCGCGATTGGCATTTCCAAAACCCCTGCGAATCGGATTTATGTAGGTACGGACTCCAAAACCATTTACCGCATTGATGACGCCGACACGGGTAGCCCCACGATGACCTCCATCGCCGCTGCCACCATGCCCGCCGCCGGATTTGTCAGTTGCCTCGCCGTGCATCCCGATGACGGCGACAAGGTCGTGGCCGTCTATTCGAATTATGGCGTTTACAGTATATGGTACACCGCCAATGCCGGCGCCACCTGGGTCAAGGCAGGCGGCAACCTCGAGGCAAATTCGACGGGAACAGGGAATGGCCCTTCGATCCGATGGGTGCAAATCCTGCCATTGTCGAGCGGAGACGCCTATTTGGCCGCCACAAGCACCGGATTGTATGCCACCGACAGCCTCAATGGCATTGGCACAATATGGACACAACTTGCCGCCAATACCCTCGGCAAATCCGTCGTGGACATGATCGACTACCGTCCGTCGGATGGCCGCACCGTCATCGCAACCCACGGCTACGGCATTTGGTCCGCCACCATCACGGGACCACCACCCGTCGAGATTTCCCCTTCGAATGGAATCACAGCTGCCGAATTGACGGTCTTCCCCAACCCCTTGCAAGTAAATTCGAAGGTGGAACTCTCCCTGCCGAATGAAGAAAACGTCACCGTCGCCCTCTACGACGCCACCGGAAAGCAGGTTCATACCCTCTTCGAAGGCCAACTCCAATCCGGCAACCACCAATGGCGCCTCCCCCAATTGCCCACCGGCGTCTATTTCTGCCGTGTGAATGCCGCAAATTGGAGCAAGGTCGTGAAGTGCGTGGGGATGCGTTGA
- a CDS encoding T9SS type A sorting domain-containing protein codes for MKKNLLLLSMVLLCMTATFAQSNVSYNINNVPIGGAYNTAFGFQSLTSASGSRNSALGYEALKANTSGIFNTGIGEHALTANTWGAYNTAVGSQTMNANSTGIANTAHGYQTLYSNTSGNYNTASGLVSLQYNTTGLNNTGHGAATLLTNTIGSGNTALGFYADVTTNNLSNATAIGNEAKVSASNTIQLGNNAVTAVYAGTGTTAKLIAGGLQVTGGTLAAGKVLVSDALGNATWQTLGASGSGWSLVGNGGTVDGTNFIGTTDNVPLNLRVNNQVAGRIESSASGNTSFGFRSGNMPGGSGVKNTAIGYYALQANTSGRENVANGYYALRYNTTGNHNTAIGFAAMEACSTGYQNTSTGYASMANNWSGFENTATGSYALYYNTTGYENTATGYQAMHGNSIGSHNTAMGGAALIVSSSGSENVAMGWGTLSLNSSGSQNTALGCIALGTNTTGTQNVGLGYLANVSTNNLTNASAVGANAVVNASNKVRIGNTTVTVIEGQVAFSNPSDGRFKNNISEEDVKGLDFINRLRPVVYNLDTRKFQEFLTKNMADSVRAIYLDKDFSASTAIRQSGFIAQEVEQAAKEIGYDFNGVHVPQDENDNYSLAYSQFVVPLVKGMQEQQGMIEAQNVTLAKQQAQIAALQQLVAALVDSPAEKGASVMDEVVDVVAIYPNPTAGSFTVYTQTLDAGRIEISDVSGTVVQAMDLVKDVYSYGVDLSGQAKGVYLVRVMAEGKVITKKLILE; via the coding sequence ATGAAAAAGAATCTGCTTTTACTCAGCATGGTATTGCTATGCATGACGGCGACGTTTGCGCAAAGCAATGTGTCCTACAATATCAACAATGTTCCCATCGGTGGAGCCTACAATACGGCTTTTGGTTTTCAGAGCTTGACGTCTGCTTCGGGGTCTAGAAACAGTGCATTGGGTTATGAAGCGCTGAAAGCCAATACAAGTGGCATCTTCAATACAGGGATCGGTGAGCATGCATTGACCGCCAATACGTGGGGTGCCTACAATACTGCCGTCGGGAGCCAAACGATGAATGCCAATAGTACGGGTATTGCGAATACGGCCCATGGATACCAAACCTTGTACAGCAACACGAGTGGAAACTACAATACGGCGAGCGGATTGGTTTCCCTACAATACAACACCACAGGGTTAAACAATACCGGGCATGGCGCGGCCACACTCCTGACGAATACGATCGGCAGCGGGAATACGGCCCTCGGCTTTTATGCGGACGTGACGACCAACAATTTGAGCAATGCGACTGCGATCGGCAATGAGGCGAAGGTGAGTGCGAGCAATACGATTCAGCTGGGGAACAATGCCGTCACAGCGGTGTACGCAGGTACAGGAACGACTGCCAAGCTGATTGCAGGTGGCCTTCAAGTCACAGGTGGCACGCTTGCGGCGGGCAAGGTGCTGGTTTCCGATGCGCTGGGGAATGCGACTTGGCAGACATTGGGAGCAAGCGGTAGTGGTTGGTCGTTGGTGGGCAATGGCGGCACCGTGGACGGTACGAATTTCATCGGAACGACCGACAATGTGCCGTTGAATCTCAGGGTAAACAATCAGGTGGCTGGCCGCATCGAGAGTTCAGCTAGCGGCAACACCTCCTTTGGATTTCGGTCCGGGAACATGCCTGGCGGCTCTGGCGTGAAGAATACTGCGATTGGATATTATGCACTACAAGCGAACACAAGTGGCCGTGAAAATGTGGCGAATGGATACTATGCCTTGCGCTACAATACGACTGGCAACCACAATACTGCGATTGGGTTTGCAGCAATGGAAGCTTGCTCGACAGGCTATCAGAACACTTCCACGGGCTATGCGTCCATGGCCAACAATTGGAGTGGCTTCGAGAATACTGCAACGGGTTCGTACGCACTTTATTACAATACGACAGGCTACGAAAATACAGCCACGGGATATCAAGCCATGCACGGAAATAGCATTGGCAGCCATAATACGGCAATGGGGGGAGCAGCTTTGATTGTCAGCAGTTCAGGATCAGAAAATGTTGCCATGGGTTGGGGAACATTGTCATTGAATAGTTCTGGCAGTCAAAATACGGCCTTGGGCTGTATTGCCTTGGGCACCAATACAACCGGTACCCAAAACGTGGGGCTAGGCTACCTTGCCAATGTCAGCACCAACAACCTCACCAATGCATCGGCTGTTGGCGCCAATGCCGTGGTGAATGCAAGCAACAAGGTGCGGATCGGCAATACGACGGTGACCGTAATAGAAGGTCAAGTGGCCTTTTCGAATCCATCGGATGGTCGGTTTAAAAACAATATCAGCGAAGAGGATGTGAAGGGTTTGGATTTCATCAACCGCTTGCGCCCTGTCGTTTACAACCTGGATACGCGGAAGTTCCAGGAATTTTTGACCAAAAACATGGCCGACAGCGTACGTGCGATCTATTTGGACAAGGATTTTTCGGCCTCGACTGCCATTCGCCAAAGTGGATTTATTGCGCAGGAGGTGGAGCAGGCAGCCAAGGAAATCGGCTATGATTTTAACGGGGTGCATGTTCCACAGGATGAGAATGACAATTATAGCCTCGCCTACAGCCAATTTGTAGTGCCGTTGGTGAAGGGAATGCAGGAGCAGCAAGGAATGATTGAGGCGCAAAATGTTACGCTGGCAAAGCAGCAGGCCCAAATCGCGGCATTGCAGCAGCTTGTGGCGGCTTTGGTGGATTCGCCAGCAGAAAAGGGGGCATCTGTCATGGATGAGGTTGTGGATGTGGTGGCGATCTATCCGAATCCAACCGCGGGAAGCTTTACGGTGTACACGCAGACATTGGACGCGGGCAGGATTGAGATTTCGGATGTTTCCGGGACTGTTGTACAGGCGATGGATTTGGTGAAGGATGTCTATTCTTATGGTGTCGATTTGTCTGGTCAGGCCAAAGGGGTTTATTTGGTACGGGTTATGGCTGAAGGCAAGGTGATTACCAAGAAATTGATTCTGGAATAA